One genomic segment of Melospiza melodia melodia isolate bMelMel2 chromosome 22, bMelMel2.pri, whole genome shotgun sequence includes these proteins:
- the LOC134428098 gene encoding carboxyl-terminal PDZ ligand of neuronal nitric oxide synthase protein-like isoform X2: MPVKNRYNLVDDGCDSRVPLHNEEAFQHGIHFQAKYIGSLDVPRPNSRVEIVAAMRRIRYEFKAKNIKKKKVSIIVSVDGVKVILRKKQKRKEWTWDESKMVVMHDPVYRIFYVSHDSQDLKIFSYIARDGANNSFRCNVFKSKKKSQAMRVVRTVGQAFEVCHKLSLQHALQNADGQADGASDKSAEEQPLEVHQIKGSKITDVDEVGIDTGGICMSERGPRELPGARGDLGMLKPGQASKEKNGQVQLLKDQLAAETAARIEAQARVRQLLLTNRDLLQHVSLLVRQLTVLEAREEHRDEHRQPADHSLQNLSLAQSLSLNLKNHYSLDVHLPSTSTPASILGSPVAPGSLPSLGPRDSYLNLVSLDRGSHRCGSKEGDECLEGQEGLSRRVEGSEVGDFALPNGGSRQKADDTARGDEDRRQPPIPKLNPPPPILRKRSSKTSPSLEVEVKPESTAHLSLPSASISSLTSITASSLTLLDPEARTPARSAASSTELGPAGTCQRSLGKDRTGDSEPMSPLASIHDPAASETLAKELVALGSPTDSSLPFSPADDTCLHISFSEDELDTAVGPSRVPS, from the exons TACGAATTCAAAGCCAAGAACATTAAGAAGAAGAAGGTGAGCATCATCGTGTCCGTGGACGGGGTGAAGGTGATCCTGCGCAAGAAGCAGAAG AGAAAGGAGTGGACCTGGGACGAGAGTAAGATGGTGGTGATGCACGATCCCGTGTACAG AATTTTCTACGTCTCTCATGACTCACAAGACCTGAAAATATTCAGTTACATCGCACGGGACGGCGCAAACAATTCCTTCAGGTGCAACGTCTTCAAATCCAAGAAGAAG AGCCAGGCCATGCGCGTGGTGCGCACCGTGGGACAGGCCTTCGAGGTGTGCCACAAGCTGAGCCTGCAGCACGCCCTGCAGAACGCCGACGGGCAGGCCGACGGTGCCAGCGACAAATCGGCCGAGGAGCAGCCGCTGGAAG TTCACCAGATAAAGGGCTCCAAGATCACGGATGTGGATGAGGTTGGCATCGATACTGGGGGCATCTGTATGTCCGAGAGGGGACCCAGAGAGCTGCCAGGTGCCAGGGGAGACCTTGGCATGCTGAAACCTGGGCAAGCCTCAAAGGAAAAGAATGGCCAG GTGCAGCTGCTGAAGGACCAACTGGCGGCCGAGACAGCGGCGCGGATCGAGGCGCAGGCCCGGGTGCGGCAGCTCCTGCTGACCAACCGCGACCTGCTGCAGCACGTCTCGCTGCTGGTGCGGCAGCTCACAGTGCTGGAGGCCCGGGAGGAGCACCGGGATGAGCATCGGCAGCCGG CTGACCACTCCTTGCAAAACCTGTCCCTGGCCCAGTCCCTCTCCCTGAACCTGAAGAACCACTACAGCCTGGATGTCCACCTGCCATCCACCTCCACCCCTGCCAGCATCCTGGGCAGCCCGGTGGCCCCCGGCTCGCTGCCCTCCCTGGGCCCCAGGGACTCCTACCTCAACCTCGTCAGCCTGGACAGGGGCAGCCACCGCTGCGGCAGCAAGGAGGGGGACGAgtgcctggaggggcaggaggggctcagcCGGCGTGTGGAGGGCTCCGAGGTCGGAGACTTTGCCCTGCCCAACGGGGGCAGCCGGCAGAAGGCGGATGACACGGCCAGAGGGGACGAGGACAG GCGGCAGCCACCCATTCCCAAGCTGAACCCACCCCCACCCATCCTACGCAAAAGGTCAAGCAAGACCTCCCCAAGCCTGGAAGTGGAGGTGAAGCCCGAGAGCACTGCCCACCTGAGCCTACCCAGTGCCAGCATCTCCAGCCTCACCAGCATCACTGCCAGCTCCCTCACCCTCTTGGACCCTGAGGCAAGGACTCCTGCACGGAGCGCTGCCTCCAGCACGGAGCTCGGCCCTGCCGGGACCTGCCAGCGCTCTCTGGGCAAGGACAGGACTGGAGACAGCGAGCCAATGTCCCCCTTGGCCAGCATCCATGACCCAGCAGCCAGCGAGACCCTGGCCAAGGAGTTagtggccctgggcagccccacggACAGCTCACTGCCCTTCTCCCCTGCAGATGACACCTGCTTGCACATTAGCTTCTCTGAAGATGAGCTGGACACTGCTGTGGGGCCCAGCAGAGTCCCCTCTTAG
- the LOC134428098 gene encoding carboxyl-terminal PDZ ligand of neuronal nitric oxide synthase protein-like isoform X1, with translation MPVKNRYNLVDDGCDSRVPLHNEEAFQHGIHFQAKYIGSLDVPRPNSRVEIVAAMRRIRYEFKAKNIKKKKVSIIVSVDGVKVILRKKQKRKEWTWDESKMVVMHDPVYRIFYVSHDSQDLKIFSYIARDGANNSFRCNVFKSKKKSQAMRVVRTVGQAFEVCHKLSLQHALQNADGQADGASDKSAEEQPLEVHQIKGSKITDVDEVGIDTGGICMSERGPRELPGARGDLGMLKPGQASKEKNGQDAENFSLHLASSQQLLSPGSPCSSASITPLASQHCLQLLQQQLLQQQQQTQVAVAQVQLLKDQLAAETAARIEAQARVRQLLLTNRDLLQHVSLLVRQLTVLEAREEHRDEHRQPADHSLQNLSLAQSLSLNLKNHYSLDVHLPSTSTPASILGSPVAPGSLPSLGPRDSYLNLVSLDRGSHRCGSKEGDECLEGQEGLSRRVEGSEVGDFALPNGGSRQKADDTARGDEDRRQPPIPKLNPPPPILRKRSSKTSPSLEVEVKPESTAHLSLPSASISSLTSITASSLTLLDPEARTPARSAASSTELGPAGTCQRSLGKDRTGDSEPMSPLASIHDPAASETLAKELVALGSPTDSSLPFSPADDTCLHISFSEDELDTAVGPSRVPS, from the exons TACGAATTCAAAGCCAAGAACATTAAGAAGAAGAAGGTGAGCATCATCGTGTCCGTGGACGGGGTGAAGGTGATCCTGCGCAAGAAGCAGAAG AGAAAGGAGTGGACCTGGGACGAGAGTAAGATGGTGGTGATGCACGATCCCGTGTACAG AATTTTCTACGTCTCTCATGACTCACAAGACCTGAAAATATTCAGTTACATCGCACGGGACGGCGCAAACAATTCCTTCAGGTGCAACGTCTTCAAATCCAAGAAGAAG AGCCAGGCCATGCGCGTGGTGCGCACCGTGGGACAGGCCTTCGAGGTGTGCCACAAGCTGAGCCTGCAGCACGCCCTGCAGAACGCCGACGGGCAGGCCGACGGTGCCAGCGACAAATCGGCCGAGGAGCAGCCGCTGGAAG TTCACCAGATAAAGGGCTCCAAGATCACGGATGTGGATGAGGTTGGCATCGATACTGGGGGCATCTGTATGTCCGAGAGGGGACCCAGAGAGCTGCCAGGTGCCAGGGGAGACCTTGGCATGCTGAAACCTGGGCAAGCCTCAAAGGAAAAGAATGGCCAG GATGCCGAAAACTTCTCCCTCCACCTggccagctcccagcagctgctcagcccgggcagcccctgctcctcgGCCTCCATCACCCCGCTGGCCTCCCAGCACtgcctccagctgctccagcagcagctcctccagcagcagcagcagacgcAGGTGGCTGTGGCCCAG GTGCAGCTGCTGAAGGACCAACTGGCGGCCGAGACAGCGGCGCGGATCGAGGCGCAGGCCCGGGTGCGGCAGCTCCTGCTGACCAACCGCGACCTGCTGCAGCACGTCTCGCTGCTGGTGCGGCAGCTCACAGTGCTGGAGGCCCGGGAGGAGCACCGGGATGAGCATCGGCAGCCGG CTGACCACTCCTTGCAAAACCTGTCCCTGGCCCAGTCCCTCTCCCTGAACCTGAAGAACCACTACAGCCTGGATGTCCACCTGCCATCCACCTCCACCCCTGCCAGCATCCTGGGCAGCCCGGTGGCCCCCGGCTCGCTGCCCTCCCTGGGCCCCAGGGACTCCTACCTCAACCTCGTCAGCCTGGACAGGGGCAGCCACCGCTGCGGCAGCAAGGAGGGGGACGAgtgcctggaggggcaggaggggctcagcCGGCGTGTGGAGGGCTCCGAGGTCGGAGACTTTGCCCTGCCCAACGGGGGCAGCCGGCAGAAGGCGGATGACACGGCCAGAGGGGACGAGGACAG GCGGCAGCCACCCATTCCCAAGCTGAACCCACCCCCACCCATCCTACGCAAAAGGTCAAGCAAGACCTCCCCAAGCCTGGAAGTGGAGGTGAAGCCCGAGAGCACTGCCCACCTGAGCCTACCCAGTGCCAGCATCTCCAGCCTCACCAGCATCACTGCCAGCTCCCTCACCCTCTTGGACCCTGAGGCAAGGACTCCTGCACGGAGCGCTGCCTCCAGCACGGAGCTCGGCCCTGCCGGGACCTGCCAGCGCTCTCTGGGCAAGGACAGGACTGGAGACAGCGAGCCAATGTCCCCCTTGGCCAGCATCCATGACCCAGCAGCCAGCGAGACCCTGGCCAAGGAGTTagtggccctgggcagccccacggACAGCTCACTGCCCTTCTCCCCTGCAGATGACACCTGCTTGCACATTAGCTTCTCTGAAGATGAGCTGGACACTGCTGTGGGGCCCAGCAGAGTCCCCTCTTAG
- the NDUFA8 gene encoding NADH dehydrogenase [ubiquinone] 1 alpha subcomplex subunit 8, whose protein sequence is MPGVLRVPPLEELDVQEVAVSSAVLKAAAHHYGSQCDRPNKEFMLCRWEEKDPRKCLREGRQVNQCAIDFFRRIRTHCAEPFTAYWTCIDYSNQQELRRCRKQQAAFDSCVLDKLGWVRPDLGDLSKVTKVKTDRPLPENAYHSRPRPEPNPPIEGELKPSPLGSRLFFWSW, encoded by the exons ATGCCCGGGGTGCTGCGGGTGCCCCCGCTCGAGGAGCTCGATGTGCAGGAG GTGGCGGTGAGCTCGGCCGTGCTGAAGGCCGCGGCGCACCACTACGGCTCGCAGTGCGACCGGCCCAACAAGGAGTTCATGCTGTGCCGCTGGGAGGAGAAGGACCCGCGCAAGTGCCTGAGGGAGGGCCGGCAGGTGAACCAGTGCGCCATCGACTTCTTCAG GAGAATCCGGACGCACTGCGCCGAGCCCTTCACGGCCTACTGGACGTGCATCGACTACAGCAACCAGCAGGAGCTGCGCCGCTGCCGCAAGCAGCAGGCAGCCTTCGACTCCTGCGTGCTGGACAAGCTGGGCTGGGTCAGGCCCGACCTGGGAGACCTCTCCAAG GTTACGAAGGTGAAGACAGACCGTCCTCTGCCTGAGAATGCCTATCACTCTAGGCCCAGACCAGAGCCAAACCCACCCATAGAAGGGGAGCTGAAGCCCTCTCCCCTTGGCAGCAGGCTCTTTTTCTGGTCCTGGTGa